In one Erinaceus europaeus chromosome 3, mEriEur2.1, whole genome shotgun sequence genomic region, the following are encoded:
- the GEMIN6 gene encoding gem-associated protein 6 encodes MSEWTKKGPLEWQEYTYKEVRVTACEKEFRGWVLTTDPVSANIVLVNFLDDGSLSVTGIMGQTVQSVETLGEGDWRTRERLTHLFSSGHCEGYSLEDLEERKNSLKKWLEKNHIPVSELGDSPRTLCVAGVLTIDPPYSPENCSSANEIILSRVQELIQGQLPASQSEARN; translated from the exons ATGAGCGAATGGACCAAGAAGGGGCCCCTCGAATGGCAGGAGTACACCTACAAAGAGGTCCGAGTGACCGCCTGTGAGAAGGAGTTCCGAGGGTGGGTGCTGACCACGGACCCGGTCTCCGCCAA TATTGTCCTGGTGAACTTTCTGGATGATGGCAGCCTGTCCGTGACGGGAATTATGGGACAAACCGTGCAGAGCGTGGAAACGCTGGGTGAAGGGGATTGGAGGACTCGAGAGAGGCTGACGCACTTGTTCTCATCTGGACACTGCGAGGGATACAGCCTTGAGGAtttggaagagaggaagaacagCTTGAAGAAGTGGCTCGAGAAGAACCACATCCCCGTCTCTGAGCTGGGAGACTCCCCGAGGACTCTGTGTGTGGCCGGGGTCCTGACCATAGACCCTCCTTATAGCCCAGAGAACTGCAGCAGTGCCAATGAGATCATCCTGTCACGTGTCCAGGAGCTCATTCAGGGACAACTTCCAGCCTCTCAGAGCGAGGCCAGGAACTGA